The genomic interval TCATCGTCGAACTGTCCCAATCTCGGTCGTCGCCCGGTATAAAAATACGCCCCCGATTATCAAAGTCGTAACTGTGCGTGTTCGGGCGATTTACGCGCATGCGGCCGTGAGCCGTCGTCAGACGACCGTCAGACCGAGTGCAAGATTTAACTTCGCGTAGTTGAAACAGGGAGACCATGACTATCAACCCGCGCGACTACGACCTCGACGAGCTGCGGAAGATGGCCCGCCAGCGCGGCGAGCGCTCGGGCGGGCTGGCCGACGGCGACGATGTCCCCGACCCGGCGAACCTGGATATGGGAATGGAGGAGGGAGACGAGGAGATGCTGGCGGGCAGTTCCTTCCGGTCGGGGCTGTATCGGGAGCTGCTCCCCTTCCTCTCGGGAGAGAGCCGGGAGAAACCGTATCTCGGAGCCCTACCGGAGACGTACGCGGCGGAGTTCGTCGTCTTCGAGTGGCTGGAGTTCCTGCTGATGCACTCGGGCTATCAGGGGGCCGACGAGGCGCTGGCCTACTACGAGTCCATCGACTGGATTACCGAGGCGGTCCAGTCGGACCTCTCGGACTACCTGCTCGGCATCGACGAATCGGCCACGAACGACGGGAACGACCTCAGCGTCGACGACCACATGCTGAGTCTCGTCTACATCGCGAAGCTGACTGCCATGACATAGCAAGGTCATTCGTGGACCACTATCACTGCTGATTCTTGACGTGAGGTTATATAGCCGGGCAGCGACAACTGGGCATCGTACATGAGTGACGACGACGCGGCGGAGGCCGCCGACGAGGACGCGCCGGCGACCTCCGAGGACGACGGCACGAACGGGGGGACGGTTCCGGTCGGTGTGAAACTCGGTAGCACTCGGACAGTTATCGCCCTGCCCGACAGCCACGGCACCGAGAACCACATCATCAAGACGCTGACCTGCATGGCGACCTACGAAGACGCGTTGACGGGCGAGGAGAAGGTGCTCTACGGCGAAGAGGCCGCCCGGGAGTACCCCGACCGCGTCCAGTACATGCTCCGGTCCGGGCTCCCCGAGGACGAGGACCGTGCGGAGATGACCAAGACGTTCTTCGAGGCGCTCATCGAGGAGAACGACA from Halomicroarcula saliterrae carries:
- a CDS encoding FlaD/FlaE family flagellar protein, with amino-acid sequence MTINPRDYDLDELRKMARQRGERSGGLADGDDVPDPANLDMGMEEGDEEMLAGSSFRSGLYRELLPFLSGESREKPYLGALPETYAAEFVVFEWLEFLLMHSGYQGADEALAYYESIDWITEAVQSDLSDYLLGIDESATNDGNDLSVDDHMLSLVYIAKLTAMT